A region of Anopheles merus strain MAF chromosome 2R, AmerM5.1, whole genome shotgun sequence DNA encodes the following proteins:
- the LOC121588872 gene encoding uncharacterized protein LOC121588872: MMSKVALIVTVAAVAIIGCSAAADVEEAKNAKDSYLAALKNSHKINALPYKGTPIRISRGDYNIVPSSSYDYSVPAGSYGPPTSTGNELYQPAPHKEYGPPAPKPVYGPPKPIYGPPPPPPPGPVSHGMPYFSPENWLLSKLKFKFDLFTIGKILLKLVIFKKIVKFIALLCLLFFIPTLKPSGGGGHSEESSEEERRRSYDLQFDYERRLGEMTKFGLTALEAFTVDNALYCPEENLLSCRFKRMFDVIDESYPVSRIYTIYLPPTERDSALQSASSEEEHDTRKQPDSNVGQEEEN, from the exons ATGATGTCGAAAGTGGCGCTGATCGTGACTGTTGCGGCGGTGGCCATCATTGGCTGCAGTGCGGCTGCCGATGTGGAGGAAGCGAAAAATGCTAAAGATTCCTATCTGGCGGCGTTGAAAAATTCACACAAAATTAATGCACTACCGTATAAAG GCACACCGATCCGGATATCACGCGGCGACTACAACATCGTCCCATCCAGCTCGTACGATTACAGTGTTCCTGCGGGAAGCTATGGACCACCGACCTCCACCGGCAATGAACTGTATCAACCGGCCCCACATAAAGAGTACGGTCCACCAGCACCAAAGCCCGTCTATGGTCCGCCGAAACCCATCTatggaccaccaccacccccaccACCTGGCCCCGTTAGCCATGGCATGCCGTATTTCAGCCCAGAAAACTGGCTACTAAGCAAGCTAAAGTTTAAGTTTGATCTCTTTACCATCGGCAAAATACTTCTGAAGCTGGTAATCTTCAAGAAGATCGTCAAGTTCATCGCCCTGCTCTGTTTGCTGTTCTTCATTCCGACGCTGAAGCCttccggcggcggcggccacaGTGAGGAAAGCAGCGAAGAAGAACGTCGACGATCGTACGACTTGCAGT TTGACTACGAACGACGGCTCGGTGAGATGACCAAGTTTGGACTTACTGCGCTGGAAGCGTTCACCGTCGATAACGCACTATACTGTCCGGAGGAGAACCTGCTTTCCTGTCGCTTCAAGCGCATGTTTGACGTCATCGATGAGTCTTATCCCGTGTCGAG GATCTACACCATTTACCTGCCGCCAACGGAGAGAGACAGTGCGCTGCAAAGTGCATCGTCCGAGGAAGAGCATGACACGCGAAAGCAGCCCGATAGCAATGTGGGTCAGGAGGAAGAAAATTAG